The following is a genomic window from Sedimenticola thiotaurini.
GAAGGAGCCTGTGCCGCCTACTGGACCTACGGTCGGTTTCGTGAGCAGGCGGCCTCGTGAGAGTTGCAGGGTGGGCTCGGCCGGTGTCCACCGGATGATCCCGGAAGAGCGGAACAAAGCGAGATGGGAAACCGCACAACCCATCGTGATTAGAAAAATAATCAAGAGGATTTGGCCAAGCGCATGAACAAAAAACGCTACACCAGTCGACTGGATCTGAAAAACGGCACTGTGGACATGACCCATGGCAGTGGCGGTCGGGCCATGGCCCAGTTGATCGATGAACTGTTTGTCGGTGCCCTGGACAATGAACTGTTGCGCCAGGGTAATGATCAGGCGATTTTTGAGGTGCCACCGGGGCGCATGGTGATGAGCGTGGATGGACACGTGATATCACCGCTGTTTTTCCCAGGTGGTGATATCGGTTCCCTCTCGGTGCACGGCACGGTCAACGATGTGGCCATGTCGGGTGCCCGGCCGCTCTACCTGTCGGCCGGCTTTATCTTGGAAGAGGGGTTCCCCCTGGCTGATCTGAAACGCATCGTGGAGAGCATGGCGGGCGCGGCCAATGCGGCCGGTGTGCCGGTGGTTACCGGTGATACCAAGGTGGTGGAGAAGGGTAAAGGTGACGGTGTCTTCATCACCACCACCGGCATCGGTGTGGTGCCGGAGGGGATCAATATCTCTGGTGATCTGGCCCGGCCCGGTGACCGGATTCTGCTCTCCGGCAGCATCGGTGACCACGGCGTGGCGATCATGTCGAAGCGGGAGAACCTCAGCTTTGAAACCGCTGTTGAGTCGGACTCCCAGGCGCTGCACGACCTGGTGGCGGATATGGTGGCGGCGGTGCCGGCCATTCACTGTCTGCGCGATCCGACCCGCGGTGGATTGGCCACCACCCTGAACGAGATCGCCCGGCAATCGGGGGTCGGCATGCAGTTGCAGGAGGAGGCCATCCCGATGAAGCCGGAGGTCCATGCCGCCTGTGAACTGCTGGGACTCGACCCCCTTTACGTGGCTAATGAAGGGAAGCTGATCGCCATCTGCCCAGCCCGGGAAGCGGAGCGGTTGCTGGCGGTGATGCGTGCCCACCCCAAAGGGGCCGAGGCCGCCATCATCGGCGAAGTGATCGAGGATGAGCACAACTTTATCCAGATGGAGACCAGTTTTGGTGGCAGCCGGGTTGTGGACTGGCTGGCCGGTGAACAGTTACCAAGAATCTGCTGATCGGGAATGCCTATGAAGATCCTGTTGTTAAGCCACGCCTTCAACAGCCTGAGCCAGCGGCTGCATATCGAACTCAAGCGGCGCGGTCACCAGGTCTCGGTGGAGTTTGATATTAACGATGCGGTGACCCAGCAGGCGGTGGAGCTGTTCCAGCCTGATCTGATTGTGGCGCCGTTTCTCAAACGCGCCATCCCGGAAACGATCTGGCGTCACCACACCTGCCTGATCGTGCACCCCGGTATCAAGGGTGACCGGGGGCCATCGGCGCTGGACTGGGCCATCCTCCGGGGTGAACCGGAGTGGGGTGTCACCGTGTTGCAGGCCAACGCCGAGATGGATGCGGGCGACATCTGGGCCACGGTCAACTTCCCCATGCGCGCCGTCAGCAAGGCGAGCCTGTATCGCAACGAAGTGACCGAGGCGGCGTTACAGGGCGTGCTGCTGGCGGTGGAGCGAATGGGTCAGGAATCGTTCAACCCCGAACCCCTGGACTACAGTCGGCCCGATGTGAAGGGCTGTCTGCGGCCATTGATGAGCCAGGCGGACCGGCGTATCGACTGGCAGCAGGACAGTACCGAAACCGTCTTGCGCAAGATCCGCAGCGCCGATGGTTTTCCCGGTGTGCGGGATGAGATCCTGGGACAGGAGGTGATGCTTTACGATGCCCACCCGGCCGCCGGACTGCGGGGTGAGCCGGGCAGCCTGCTGGGTCGCAGTGGTCAGGCGATCTGCCGGGCAACGCTGGACGGCGCGGTCTGGATAGGACACCTGCGGGACAAACAGGGTCCCCATCCATTCAAACTGCCGGCGATGCGGGTGCTGGGTGATCGGGTGGCCGATCTACCGGAGCTTGCCGACGGTTACAGCGATATAGGTTACGAAGAGCGGGGCCGGGTCGGTTATCTGCACTTTCCGTTCTACAACGGTGCCATGAGTACCGAGCAGTGCAACCGGTTACGTGAGGCCTATGTGCAGGCCCGGGGCCGGGACACCCGGGTGATCGTGTTGATGGGGGGACCGGATTTCTGGTCCAACGGCATCCACCTGAACAGTATCGAAGCGGCCGAGAGCCCGGCCGATGAGTCCTGGGCCAATATCAACGCCATCAACGACCTGGCCCGGGAGATCATCACCACCGAAACCCATCTCACGGTGTCGGCCCTGCGGGGCAATGCCGGCGCCGGTGGGGTATTCCTGGCCCGGGCGGCGGACCAGGTCTGGGCACGGGATGGCGTGGTACTCAATCCCCACTACAAGGACATGGGCAACCTGTACGGCTCCGAATACTGGACCTATCTGCTGCCCAAGCGGGTAGGCGCGGAACGGGCCCGACGCATCACCCAGGGACGCCTGCCCATGGGCACCGATGAGGCGTGTGAACTGGGTCTGCTGGATGATCATTTTGGCCAGGACAGCGGCCACTTTCTGGAACAGCTGCGACAGCGCGCCGACGCCCTGGCCGAGGGGGGGGATTTCGATCAGCTTTTGCAACGTAAGGTGCAGGCGCGTCACGCCGATGAGTTGGAGAAGCCCCTGGAGGCCTATCGCCAGGAGGAGCTGGAGCGGATGAATCTGAACTTCTATGGTTTTGATCCCAGCTATCATGTGGCCCGTTACAACTTTGTCTACAAGGTGCCCAAGTCCCGCACACCGGTGACCATTGCGGAGCACCGGGACCTGTCCCGACGTTCTAACCCGGACTGGAGTAAGGCGTCATGAACAGGAAAGCAACCCTGCTGATCGTGGATGACGAAGTACGTGGTCTGGAGGCGCTGGTGCGTATCCTGGATGATGACTTCGATGTCAAGACCGCCACCAACGCCCGGGATGCGGAAGAGATCCTGGAACGGGAGTGGGTCAACATCGTGCTCTGTGACCAGCGCATGCCGGAGACCACCGGGGTGGAGTTCCTGACCAAGGTGCGGCAGCAGTGGCCGGACGTGGTGCGCATGATCCTGTCCGGCTACACCGACGCCGAGGATATTATCCAGGGGGTTAATGAGGCGGGCATCTATCAATACATCACCAAACCGTGGCACCCGGACAGCCTGCTGCTGACCCTGAAGAACGCCGCCCACCTGTTTCACCTGCAACGGGAGAACGAACTGCTCAATATCGAGCTGAAGCGCAATCCCGATGTGCTGGAACAGAAGGTCAGTGACAAGCGTAAGCAGCTCAAGCAGCAGCACTCCAGTAACGATGGCATCGTGCGCGCCAAGGGCAGCCCGATGGACAAGGTGTGCGCCAAGGTGAACCGGGTATCACCTTTTGATGTGACGGTGCTGCTGTCCGGTGAATCGGGCACCGGTAAGGAGCTCTGTGCCCGGGCGCTGCACTACAACAGCCTGCGCGGGGACAAACCGTTCGTGGTGGAGAACTGCGCGGCCCTGCCGGACGAGCTGCTGGAGAGCGAACTGTTCGGCTACAAGCGCGGCGCCTTCACCGGCGCGGTGGAGGATCGGGCAGGCCTGTTTGAACGGGCCGATGGCGGGACCATCTTTCTGGATGAGATCGGCGAGGTCTCTCCCGCTTTCCAGGTCAAGCTGCTGCGGGTGCTCCAGGAGGGAGAGATCCGGCCGCTGGGTTGTGCCCAGCGGCGCAACGTGGATGTGCGCATCATCGCCGCCACCAATAAGGATCTGGAAGTGGAGGTGCGGGCCGGGCGTTTCCGCCAGGATCTCTACTACCGGCTCTCCACCATTGCTATCCATTTACCGCCGCTGCGGGATCGCAAAATGGATATTCCGCCGATTGCCCACGCCCTGCTGCAATCGGCCATGCGCTCCCTGAACAAGCAGGTGGAAGGCTTTACCGATGAGGCGCTGGCCTGCATGCAGGCCTATGACTGGCCGGGTAATGTGCGGGAGTTACAGAATGAGATACAGCACATGCTGGTGATGAGTGACGAGCCGCTGCTGGGCGCTGATCTGTTGTCGCCCCGGGTGTTGCGGGCGGCGCCCCGGGAGGATGAGGCTCAGCTGGATATGCTTTCTTCCCTGGATGGCACCCTGAAGGAGCGTATCGAATCGATTGAAGCGCGCATCCTACGGGAATCTTTGATCCGGCACCGCTGGAACAAGAGCCAGACGGCGCGGGATCTGGGACTGTCGCGGGTCGGCTTGCGCAGCAAGCTGGAGCGCTATGGGCTGGAGCAGACAACCCAGGTGGAAGAGCTGCACGATGAGGCCGGTGGGAGTGCAGCCAGCGGTTGACCGCTAGTCCGGTAGCGATTTTTGTAACGGGGTGGACAGGCAGGCAGACGCCTCTGGTGGTGTCGGTCGGTCCAGCTTTCAATCTCGCCAAGTGGCGGGCCTATGCCGGGTTTATGGAGTGACCCGCAGGAGTGGTTAGCATGGTGATTGATCCTGGCGTCAAGGGCGCCGACAGCCTGATGTCCCGGCTGGGTTCGGATAATCAGGCACAGGGTTCCAGTGGTGAAGAGGCCTGGATTGAGGTGATCCAGAAGATGGACCTGGTCTACGCCGATCTGGTCCATTACCAGGTGGAACTGGAAGAGAAGAACAGCGCGCTGGAGGAGGCACAACGCTTCATTGAGAGCGTGCAGGCCTCCATGACCGACGTGCTGATCGTGTGTGATATTCAGGGCCGCATCCAGCAGGCCAATACGGCGCTGGAACGGATTACCGGTCGCACGGCGCGGGCTCTGCTGAACCACTCCTTCAAGGAGCTGTTTGCCGAATCTTCCCAGGTGCTGGTGGATGGTTTTGCCGACAAGATTCGATCTGAAACCGTGTATGACTGCGAGGTCAATCTGATCAGTGCCGACGGAACGCCCACGCCCCTGGCCATGAATTGCAGCTCCCGCTATGACCATGAGGGACGGCTGGTGGGTATGGTTTTGATCGGTCGTCCGGTGGGAGAACTGCGCCGCGCCTACGAAAAATTGCACGCCACCCACAAGGAGCTGAAACAGGCCCAGGAGCAACTGGTTCACTCGGAGAAGATGGCCTCCCTGGGTCGCCTGGTGGCGGGGGTTGCCCATGAGCTGAACAACCCGATCAGTTTCGTGTTCGGCAACATGCATGCACTGAAGCGCTACGGGGAGCGTATCACCCGCTACCTGGATGCGATCCACGCGGGTGTTGACGGTGAAGCGCTGGCGGCGCAACGCCGGGAGTTGAAGATCGATCACATCCTGTCGGATATCGGTTCCCTGATCGACGGCACACTGGAAGGGGCAGAGCGGGTCAGCAACATTGTGCAGGATCTGCGCCGTTTCTCCGGAAATCAGCAGGAGGATATCAAGCCATTCCGACTGGCGCCGGTGGTGATAACTGCGGTGGACTGGGTGGTGAAGGCCGCCCGGCGTAAACCGGAGGTGAGACTGGAGATACCGGATGAGCTGCGGGCGGTGGGTACCAAGGGTCTGGTTCATCAGATCCTGGTCAACCTGGTACAGAATGCCATCGACGTGATGGAACCGATGGATGATCCCCGGTTGGTGATACGGGGCTGGCAGGATCGGGATGATGTACACATTGAGGTGCGGGACTTTGGCCCGGGAATTCCCCCGGCAGACCTGATGCGGGTATTCGACCCCTTCTTTACCACCAAGGATGTGGGTAAAGGGACCGGGTTGGGACTCTACATCAGCTATGGTCTGGCGAATGATCAGGGCGGGTCGCTGGTCGCATCGAATCATGCGGATGGGGGGGCGGTGTTCACCCTGATCCTGCGTTCGGTATAAGGGCTTCCAACGGCTGGTGAACATGGCAGAATGTGCCGCCCTGGAGGGTCGTCAGCAGCAGTCGGACGGCGTGGGCGGAAAAGTTATCTCTTGAGCGGATTTGAGTCGCTATGAAAACAGTGCTACCGGATAGTGCAAGATGATCAATCAGACATTGGGACAGCAGGCGGGATTCAATCTGCTCTGGCTGCAGTCGGGCGGTTGTGGCGGTTGCAGTCTGTCACTGCTCAACGCCGAGTCACCGAATCTGCTGCATACCCTGGAGGGTGCCGGCATCAACCTGCTGTGGCATCCGATGCTCAGTGAAGAGACAGGCTCCGAGATGGTACGCATCCTGGAGGCGATTCTGGCTGGAGAGATCAGGCTGGATGCACTCTGTTTTGAAGGTGCGGTGATGCGTGGCCCCAATGACACCGGGCGGTTTCACATGCTGGCCGGTACCGGTCGCTCCATGCTCGACTGGGTGCAGGATCTGGCTGCGGTAGCCGGCTATACCCTGGGTATCGGCACCGGTGCCAGCTTTGGCGGTATCACCGCCGGGGGGGGCAATCCCACCGATGCCTGTGGCCTGCAGTTTGCCGAAACCGAACGGGGCGGCGTACTGGGGGAGGCGTATCGCTCCATCCGGGGTCTGCCGGTGATCAATGTGGCCGGTTGTCCGACCCATCCCAACTGGATCACGGAAACCCTGATGCAGCTGGCCCTGGGGGAGTTCAGTGAAGCGGACCTGGATGAGTGGCAACGGCCGCGCGGTTATGCCGATCACCTGGTGCATCACGGCTGTCCACGGAACGAATTCTATGAATTCAAGGCGAGTGCCGAGGAGCACTCCCAGCTGGGTTGCATGATGGAGCACATGGGGTGTCTCGGTACCCAGGCCCATGCCGACTGCAACACCCGGCTGTGGAATGGTGAAGGCTCCTGCCTGCGTGGTGGCTACGCTTGCATCAACTGTACCGCTCCCGGTTTCCAGGAGCCGGGGCATCCGTTCCAGGAGACCCCCAAGTTTGCTGGTATCCCGATCGGTCTGCCGACCGATATGCCGAAGGCGTGGTTTGTCGCCCTCGCTTCCCTCTCCAAGGCCGCCACACCGAACCGGCTGCGTCAGAACGCCGTATCGGACCATATTGTTGTACCTCCACAGACCAGGAAGAAGGGCCGCCATGAGTAAGCTGATTGTGGGACCCTTTAACCGGGTCGAAGGCGATCTGGAGGTGCAGATCGAAACGGCCGATGGGGTGGTGGAGAAGGCCTGGGTGGTCTCCCCCATGTATCGGGGTTTCGAGCAGATCCTGCATGGCAAGGATCCCCGTGACGCGCTGATCTATACACCGCGTATCTGCGGTATCTGTTCAGTTTCCCAGTCCATTGCAACGGCTGATGCCCTGGCCCGGGCGGGCGGGGTGGAGCGTCCGAAAAATGGCGAGTTGGCACTCAACCTGATCCATGCCTGTGAAAACCTGGCCGATCACTTTACCCATTTTTATCTGTTCTTCATGCCCGACTTTGCCCGGGATATCTATCGGGACGAGTCCTGGTTCAGCCCTGTGGCGGAGCGCTTCAAGGCGGTCCGGGGACGGGCGGCCCCCGATGTGATGCAAGCCCGTGCCGAGTTCATGCACCTGATGGGTATCATGGCCGGCAAGTGGCCCCACACCCTGGGTATTCAGCCCGGTGGCAGTACCCGAAGTATTGAAACCAAGGAGAAGGTCCGTTTGTTGTCCATCCTTGGTGGATTCCGGCGGTTTCTGGAACAGCGGCTGTTCAACGCGCCGCTGGAGCAGATGCTGGAGATCGGCGATCAGCAGCAACTGGAGGATTGGTTGGCGGCGGGTGATCCGGCACAGAGTGACTTCCGCCGCCTGTTGCAACTCTCCCGGGATCTGCACCTGGATCAACTGGGCAAAACCGACGGCCGCTTCATGAGTTACGGGGTCTACCCGCTGGAGGGAGCGCGCACTTTCCGCGCCGGCCTCTGGTACCAGGGTGTGGCAGGTGAACTGGATACAACCGGGATTACCGAGGATATCAGCCACAGCTGGATGGAGGGACAGGCCGAACCCCAGCACCCCTTCCAGGGCGTGACCCTGCCCAGCGGTGACCCGGATAAGGGGTATAGCTGGTGCAAGGCGCCGCGGCTGGATGGGGAGGTGGTGGAAGTGGGGGCTTTGGCCCGCCAGCTGATCGACGGTCAGCCGTTGGTCAACGACCTGGTGCAGCGCAGTGGCAGCAACGTGCGCAACCGGGTGATCGCCCGTCTGCTGGAGATGCCCCGGGTGCTGATCGAGAT
Proteins encoded in this region:
- the hypE gene encoding hydrogenase expression/formation protein HypE yields the protein MNKKRYTSRLDLKNGTVDMTHGSGGRAMAQLIDELFVGALDNELLRQGNDQAIFEVPPGRMVMSVDGHVISPLFFPGGDIGSLSVHGTVNDVAMSGARPLYLSAGFILEEGFPLADLKRIVESMAGAANAAGVPVVTGDTKVVEKGKGDGVFITTTGIGVVPEGINISGDLARPGDRILLSGSIGDHGVAIMSKRENLSFETAVESDSQALHDLVADMVAAVPAIHCLRDPTRGGLATTLNEIARQSGVGMQLQEEAIPMKPEVHAACELLGLDPLYVANEGKLIAICPAREAERLLAVMRAHPKGAEAAIIGEVIEDEHNFIQMETSFGGSRVVDWLAGEQLPRIC
- a CDS encoding hydrogenase maturation protein — translated: MKILLLSHAFNSLSQRLHIELKRRGHQVSVEFDINDAVTQQAVELFQPDLIVAPFLKRAIPETIWRHHTCLIVHPGIKGDRGPSALDWAILRGEPEWGVTVLQANAEMDAGDIWATVNFPMRAVSKASLYRNEVTEAALQGVLLAVERMGQESFNPEPLDYSRPDVKGCLRPLMSQADRRIDWQQDSTETVLRKIRSADGFPGVRDEILGQEVMLYDAHPAAGLRGEPGSLLGRSGQAICRATLDGAVWIGHLRDKQGPHPFKLPAMRVLGDRVADLPELADGYSDIGYEERGRVGYLHFPFYNGAMSTEQCNRLREAYVQARGRDTRVIVLMGGPDFWSNGIHLNSIEAAESPADESWANINAINDLAREIITTETHLTVSALRGNAGAGGVFLARAADQVWARDGVVLNPHYKDMGNLYGSEYWTYLLPKRVGAERARRITQGRLPMGTDEACELGLLDDHFGQDSGHFLEQLRQRADALAEGGDFDQLLQRKVQARHADELEKPLEAYRQEELERMNLNFYGFDPSYHVARYNFVYKVPKSRTPVTIAEHRDLSRRSNPDWSKAS
- a CDS encoding sigma-54-dependent transcriptional regulator gives rise to the protein MNRKATLLIVDDEVRGLEALVRILDDDFDVKTATNARDAEEILEREWVNIVLCDQRMPETTGVEFLTKVRQQWPDVVRMILSGYTDAEDIIQGVNEAGIYQYITKPWHPDSLLLTLKNAAHLFHLQRENELLNIELKRNPDVLEQKVSDKRKQLKQQHSSNDGIVRAKGSPMDKVCAKVNRVSPFDVTVLLSGESGTGKELCARALHYNSLRGDKPFVVENCAALPDELLESELFGYKRGAFTGAVEDRAGLFERADGGTIFLDEIGEVSPAFQVKLLRVLQEGEIRPLGCAQRRNVDVRIIAATNKDLEVEVRAGRFRQDLYYRLSTIAIHLPPLRDRKMDIPPIAHALLQSAMRSLNKQVEGFTDEALACMQAYDWPGNVRELQNEIQHMLVMSDEPLLGADLLSPRVLRAAPREDEAQLDMLSSLDGTLKERIESIEARILRESLIRHRWNKSQTARDLGLSRVGLRSKLERYGLEQTTQVEELHDEAGGSAASG
- a CDS encoding ATP-binding protein, giving the protein MVIDPGVKGADSLMSRLGSDNQAQGSSGEEAWIEVIQKMDLVYADLVHYQVELEEKNSALEEAQRFIESVQASMTDVLIVCDIQGRIQQANTALERITGRTARALLNHSFKELFAESSQVLVDGFADKIRSETVYDCEVNLISADGTPTPLAMNCSSRYDHEGRLVGMVLIGRPVGELRRAYEKLHATHKELKQAQEQLVHSEKMASLGRLVAGVAHELNNPISFVFGNMHALKRYGERITRYLDAIHAGVDGEALAAQRRELKIDHILSDIGSLIDGTLEGAERVSNIVQDLRRFSGNQQEDIKPFRLAPVVITAVDWVVKAARRKPEVRLEIPDELRAVGTKGLVHQILVNLVQNAIDVMEPMDDPRLVIRGWQDRDDVHIEVRDFGPGIPPADLMRVFDPFFTTKDVGKGTGLGLYISYGLANDQGGSLVASNHADGGAVFTLILRSV
- a CDS encoding HupU protein translates to MINQTLGQQAGFNLLWLQSGGCGGCSLSLLNAESPNLLHTLEGAGINLLWHPMLSEETGSEMVRILEAILAGEIRLDALCFEGAVMRGPNDTGRFHMLAGTGRSMLDWVQDLAAVAGYTLGIGTGASFGGITAGGGNPTDACGLQFAETERGGVLGEAYRSIRGLPVINVAGCPTHPNWITETLMQLALGEFSEADLDEWQRPRGYADHLVHHGCPRNEFYEFKASAEEHSQLGCMMEHMGCLGTQAHADCNTRLWNGEGSCLRGGYACINCTAPGFQEPGHPFQETPKFAGIPIGLPTDMPKAWFVALASLSKAATPNRLRQNAVSDHIVVPPQTRKKGRHE
- a CDS encoding nickel-dependent hydrogenase large subunit, coding for MSKLIVGPFNRVEGDLEVQIETADGVVEKAWVVSPMYRGFEQILHGKDPRDALIYTPRICGICSVSQSIATADALARAGGVERPKNGELALNLIHACENLADHFTHFYLFFMPDFARDIYRDESWFSPVAERFKAVRGRAAPDVMQARAEFMHLMGIMAGKWPHTLGIQPGGSTRSIETKEKVRLLSILGGFRRFLEQRLFNAPLEQMLEIGDQQQLEDWLAAGDPAQSDFRRLLQLSRDLHLDQLGKTDGRFMSYGVYPLEGARTFRAGLWYQGVAGELDTTGITEDISHSWMEGQAEPQHPFQGVTLPSGDPDKGYSWCKAPRLDGEVVEVGALARQLIDGQPLVNDLVQRSGSNVRNRVIARLLEMPRVLIEMEQWVRQLKPSEPYCSDSRTMREAEGVGLTEAARGSLGHWVRIKHGRILNYQIIAPTTWNFSPRDQQGISGPLEQALIGAPVRQGEREPVAVQHIVRSFDPCMVCTVH